In Horticoccus luteus, the following proteins share a genomic window:
- a CDS encoding cytochrome c oxidase subunit I encodes MPDYLAAGHTVRSWLCTLDHKRIGVLYMFTITFFFAIAAAAAALMRWELLTPQADLVTSDIYNRLFTVHGVLMVWFFLIPSIPAVIGNFILPLMIGSRDVAFPRLNLASWYVFVAGGLLALYAIVAGGVDTGWTFYTPYSSTYSNGKVMLMAAGIFVAGFSSIATGLNFIVTIHKHRAPGLTWFRLPLFVWSLYATSLILVLATPVLAITLLLVVLERGFGVGIFDPKLGGDPLLFQHLFWFYSHPAVYIMILPGMGVVSETIAAFARKRVFGYHIVAMSSLAIAILGFLVWGHHMFVSSQSVYAGLVFSLLSFLVSVPSAIKVFNWTATLHRGSISFETPLLYALGFIGLFTIGGLTGLFLATLPIDVHVHDTYFVIAHFHYIMVGGMVMAYMGALHYWWPKISGRLYHEWTARITALIIFAGFNLTFFPQFVLGYMGMPRRYHIYPPEFQALNVLSTAGATILGLGYVLPLFYLTWSFFFGPKAGPNPWGATGLEWKVASPAPQHNFVETPIVTTEPYNYPVDPAAS; translated from the coding sequence ATGCCCGACTACCTCGCCGCCGGCCACACCGTGCGCTCGTGGCTCTGCACGCTCGATCACAAACGCATCGGCGTGCTGTATATGTTTACGATCACGTTCTTCTTCGCCATCGCCGCCGCCGCCGCCGCGCTGATGCGTTGGGAGTTGCTCACGCCGCAGGCCGATCTCGTCACGTCCGACATCTACAACCGCCTCTTCACCGTCCACGGCGTGCTGATGGTGTGGTTCTTCCTCATCCCTTCGATCCCGGCGGTGATCGGAAACTTCATTCTGCCGCTGATGATCGGCTCGCGCGACGTGGCGTTTCCCCGGCTCAATCTCGCGAGTTGGTATGTCTTCGTCGCCGGCGGCCTGCTCGCGCTTTACGCCATCGTCGCGGGCGGCGTCGACACCGGCTGGACGTTCTACACGCCCTACAGCAGCACTTACTCCAACGGCAAAGTGATGCTCATGGCCGCGGGCATTTTCGTCGCGGGATTTTCCTCCATCGCCACCGGCCTCAACTTCATCGTCACGATCCACAAGCACCGCGCGCCCGGCCTCACGTGGTTTCGCCTGCCGCTCTTTGTGTGGTCGCTCTACGCCACGAGTCTGATCCTCGTGCTCGCGACCCCCGTCCTCGCCATCACGCTGCTGCTCGTCGTGCTCGAACGCGGATTCGGCGTCGGTATTTTCGATCCGAAACTCGGCGGCGACCCGCTCCTGTTTCAACACCTGTTCTGGTTCTACTCCCATCCCGCCGTCTACATCATGATTCTCCCGGGCATGGGTGTCGTCAGCGAAACCATCGCCGCCTTCGCCCGCAAACGCGTCTTCGGTTATCACATCGTGGCGATGTCGAGCCTCGCCATCGCCATTCTCGGCTTCCTCGTATGGGGCCATCACATGTTTGTGAGCAGCCAGTCGGTTTACGCCGGCCTCGTGTTCTCGCTGCTGAGCTTCCTCGTGTCGGTGCCGTCCGCCATCAAGGTCTTCAACTGGACCGCCACGCTGCATCGCGGCTCGATCAGCTTTGAAACGCCGCTCCTCTACGCCCTCGGCTTCATCGGCCTCTTCACGATCGGCGGCCTCACCGGCCTCTTCCTCGCCACGCTGCCGATCGACGTGCACGTGCACGACACGTATTTCGTCATCGCGCATTTTCACTACATCATGGTCGGCGGCATGGTCATGGCCTACATGGGCGCGCTGCACTACTGGTGGCCCAAAATCTCCGGCCGCCTTTACCACGAGTGGACCGCGCGCATCACCGCGCTGATCATCTTCGCCGGCTTCAACCTCACGTTCTTCCCGCAATTCGTGCTCGGTTACATGGGCATGCCGCGCCGTTACCACATCTATCCGCCCGAATTTCAGGCGCTCAACGTCCTCTCCACCGCGGGCGCCACCATCCTGGGCCTCGGCTACGTGCTACCGTTGTTTTATCTCACCTGGTCGTTTTTCTTCGGCCCAAAGGCCGGCCCCAATCCGTGGGGCGCCACCGGCCTCGAATGGAAAGTGGCATCGCCCGCGCCGCAGCACAACTTCGTCGAAACCCCGATCGTGACGACGGAGCCCTATAACTATCCCGTCGATCCCGCCGCGTCATGA
- a CDS encoding cytochrome c oxidase subunit 3, with translation MSSTAEQSRAAAAIAAAEQRSAANHLGMWTFLATEILFFGGLLAAYAIYRHAYPEAFRIGSSHLEYWIGTTNTAVLLTSSLFMALGDRAIKLGDRRALRWCLLATALLGAAFICLKGYEYWGMYREHLVPGINFHLDSAWAPQVQLFTFFYFALTALHAVHMLIGLGLISWLLWLNHRARLSAVHTAPVEIVGLYWHFVDCVWVFLYPLLYLVAHR, from the coding sequence ATGAGCTCGACCGCCGAACAATCCCGCGCCGCCGCCGCGATCGCCGCGGCCGAGCAACGCTCCGCCGCGAATCATCTCGGCATGTGGACGTTTCTCGCGACCGAGATCCTGTTCTTCGGCGGGCTCCTCGCCGCCTACGCCATCTATCGGCACGCGTATCCCGAGGCGTTTCGCATCGGCAGCAGTCACCTTGAATATTGGATCGGCACGACCAACACCGCCGTCCTGCTCACCAGCAGTCTCTTCATGGCGCTGGGCGACCGCGCCATCAAACTCGGCGACCGCCGTGCGCTCCGGTGGTGCCTCCTCGCCACCGCCCTCCTCGGCGCCGCGTTCATCTGCCTCAAGGGTTACGAGTATTGGGGGATGTATCGCGAGCATCTCGTGCCGGGGATCAACTTCCACCTCGATTCCGCATGGGCGCCGCAAGTGCAGCTTTTCACGTTCTTCTATTTCGCCCTCACCGCGCTCCACGCCGTGCACATGCTCATCGGCCTCGGACTGATTTCCTGGCTGCTCTGGCTGAATCACCGCGCGCGCCTTTCCGCCGTCCACACCGCGCCCGTCGAAATCGTCGGCCTTTACTGGCACTTCGTGGACTGCGTGTGGGTGTTTCTCTATCCCCTCCTCTACCTGGTCGCGCACCGCTGA
- a CDS encoding cytochrome C oxidase subunit IV family protein, whose amino-acid sequence MKTEPQLSVRAIFGVFIALMVLLALTALADYLPPSRWALPISLTIAVAKMALIFLFFMHLRYQRGMVRIAAAAGFFWLAILLTLTFGDYLTRGWVAQ is encoded by the coding sequence ATGAAGACCGAACCGCAACTTTCTGTCCGTGCGATCTTCGGCGTTTTCATCGCCCTCATGGTGCTGCTCGCGTTGACCGCGCTCGCGGACTACCTGCCGCCGAGCCGCTGGGCGCTGCCCATTTCTCTCACGATCGCGGTCGCGAAGATGGCGCTGATTTTCCTCTTCTTCATGCACCTGCGTTATCAACGCGGCATGGTGCGCATCGCCGCCGCGGCGGGCTTCTTCTGGTTGGCGATTCTGCTGACGCTCACCTTCGGCGACTACCTCACGCGCGGCTGGGTCGCGCAATAG
- a CDS encoding DUF2254 domain-containing protein: MLRLSALWISLRSSLWFIPSIIVVGSMLAADGLVEAGARIPALSQAQLPRIFGFGAEGSRAMLSAIATSMITIAGVAFSITIVALSLASSQYSPRVLRQFMRDRANQGVLGIFVGVFAFCLTLLPRIRGGDAHAFVPALAVACGVVYALVGVGCLIFFIHHVATSIQVSCIVADIAAETRRAADHVFPAEPASSNPTRSPLPDSDWHPVLAPASGYIQLIDERALLRAAVKHDLVIRSELPIGEFVVASAPLLVVAGTNAADPEALRDLKSAITLSRAQTVEQDVLFGMRQIVDVALRALSPSLNDPTTGALCIEYLTTILQPLVSRPLGDAVHCVEKRPRVHVRRPDFAALLDHTFGEIRVHAGSELLVYEALLRGLSLLAEAAVDPARRAVLAQEASEVRASIIAHLPLPRSTVLRTRAQALVIALNAPGATALVSSA; this comes from the coding sequence ATGCTCCGGCTCTCTGCTCTCTGGATTTCGCTCCGGTCCAGCCTTTGGTTCATCCCGTCCATCATCGTCGTCGGCTCGATGCTGGCGGCCGACGGTCTGGTCGAGGCCGGCGCGCGCATTCCCGCACTCTCGCAAGCGCAACTCCCGCGGATCTTCGGGTTCGGCGCCGAAGGCTCTCGCGCCATGCTCTCGGCCATCGCCACGTCGATGATCACCATCGCCGGCGTCGCGTTTTCGATCACGATCGTCGCGCTCTCCCTCGCCTCGAGCCAGTATTCTCCGCGCGTGCTGCGCCAGTTCATGCGCGATCGCGCGAACCAAGGCGTGCTCGGCATTTTCGTCGGCGTATTCGCCTTTTGCCTCACCCTGCTCCCGCGCATTCGCGGCGGGGACGCCCACGCTTTCGTCCCGGCGCTCGCCGTCGCGTGCGGCGTGGTTTACGCACTCGTCGGCGTCGGCTGCCTCATCTTTTTCATCCACCATGTGGCCACCTCCATCCAGGTGTCCTGCATCGTCGCCGACATCGCCGCAGAAACACGCCGCGCCGCCGACCACGTCTTTCCCGCCGAGCCGGCCTCCAGCAATCCGACCCGGTCGCCGTTGCCTGATTCCGACTGGCACCCCGTGCTGGCGCCGGCCTCGGGCTACATTCAATTGATCGATGAGCGCGCCTTGCTCCGCGCCGCCGTGAAACACGATCTCGTCATTCGCTCCGAGCTGCCCATCGGCGAATTTGTCGTCGCCAGCGCACCCTTGCTCGTCGTCGCCGGAACCAACGCCGCCGATCCCGAGGCGCTGCGTGACCTTAAATCCGCGATCACGCTCAGCCGCGCCCAAACCGTTGAGCAGGACGTCCTGTTCGGCATGCGCCAGATCGTCGACGTCGCCCTGCGCGCGTTGTCGCCCTCGCTCAACGATCCCACGACCGGCGCACTCTGCATCGAATACCTCACCACGATCCTGCAGCCGCTCGTTTCGCGTCCACTGGGCGATGCCGTGCATTGCGTCGAAAAACGCCCCCGCGTGCACGTGCGCCGGCCCGACTTCGCCGCGCTGCTCGACCACACGTTCGGCGAAATCCGCGTGCACGCAGGCTCCGAACTGCTCGTTTACGAAGCGTTGTTGCGCGGGCTCTCCCTGCTCGCTGAAGCCGCCGTGGATCCGGCGCGCCGCGCAGTCCTCGCTCAAGAAGCCTCCGAGGTTCGCGCCAGCATCATCGCGCATCTGCCCCTTCCGCGCTCTACGGTGCTGCGGACGCGCGCCCAAGCGCTCGTCATCGCGCTCAACGCCCCGGGCGCCACCGCTTTGGTTTCGTCCGCGTAA
- a CDS encoding AI-2E family transporter translates to MTKTQTATRFILIGLALVALGLLLWKTSEVAIVAFGGVVGAAAWRGIAVPVARWTKLSEKKSVVLVVVVFLVVFIGAAWAFGAQASEQFAQLQQTIPRSIQEIKTHLQASDTGRSVVRSVHQAMNSGDAVSRVGLAAGALLAGAADMLLMLFVSIYLAIDPGEYLRGFLRLLPPGRRPQVKSALEEAGADLQKWLLAQLVAMAVVGVAVGTGLAILGVPLALLLGLIAAVLEFVPVVGPILFAIPGVLVAFTQSPKMVLSVVILYVVVQTLESNVLIPLLQRWAVRLPPVISLVATLAAAILFGPIGMIFASPLAVVVLALVKNLYVEDTLESPGVAA, encoded by the coding sequence ATGACCAAAACGCAAACGGCCACGCGTTTCATATTAATCGGGCTGGCGCTGGTGGCGCTGGGATTACTGCTGTGGAAAACGAGCGAAGTTGCGATCGTAGCGTTCGGCGGCGTGGTGGGCGCGGCGGCTTGGCGCGGGATCGCGGTGCCGGTGGCGCGGTGGACCAAACTTTCGGAGAAGAAGAGCGTGGTGCTGGTGGTGGTGGTGTTTCTCGTGGTCTTCATCGGCGCGGCGTGGGCGTTTGGCGCGCAGGCGTCGGAACAGTTTGCGCAGTTGCAGCAGACGATTCCCCGCTCGATTCAGGAGATCAAAACGCACCTGCAGGCGTCGGATACCGGACGTTCGGTCGTGCGATCGGTGCACCAGGCGATGAACAGCGGCGACGCGGTGTCGCGCGTGGGACTCGCGGCAGGGGCGCTGCTCGCGGGCGCGGCGGATATGCTGTTGATGCTGTTCGTGAGCATCTATCTCGCGATCGATCCGGGAGAATATCTCCGGGGCTTTCTGCGGCTGCTGCCACCGGGTCGGCGGCCGCAGGTGAAGTCGGCGCTGGAGGAAGCTGGCGCGGATCTGCAGAAGTGGCTGCTCGCGCAACTGGTCGCCATGGCGGTCGTGGGCGTGGCGGTGGGCACGGGGCTGGCGATCTTGGGCGTGCCCCTGGCGTTGTTGCTCGGCCTCATCGCGGCCGTGTTGGAGTTCGTGCCGGTGGTGGGACCGATCCTCTTCGCGATTCCCGGGGTGCTCGTGGCGTTTACGCAGAGCCCGAAGATGGTGTTGTCGGTGGTGATCCTCTACGTCGTGGTGCAGACGCTGGAGAGCAACGTCTTGATTCCGCTGCTGCAACGGTGGGCGGTGCGGCTCCCGCCGGTGATCTCGTTGGTGGCGACATTGGCGGCCGCGATTCTCTTTGGCCCGATCGGGATGATTTTTGCGTCGCCGCTGGCGGTCGTGGTGCTGGCGCTCGTTAAAAACCTTTACGTGGAGGATACGCTGGAGAGTCCCGGCGTGGCGGCGTGA
- a CDS encoding DUF4396 domain-containing protein, protein MHGSLPTLAVISLSLSAVCSLIILVHLLRGHRQHMWIMNIVWVVTALYAGPFALWAYFRWGVLSTQRVVMQAKHRGEMPPGHRKPFWQMAAVGTLHCGSGCTLGDVVAETFLLIVPLSLFGKPLFAAWALDYVLALLFGVAFQYFTIKPMRGLSAGAALKSALKADVLSLTAWQIGMYGWMAVVVFLLFGHELDKTGPVFWFEMQIAMLCGFVTSYPVNRWLLKTGIKEKM, encoded by the coding sequence ATGCACGGTTCGCTCCCCACTCTCGCTGTCATCTCGTTGAGCCTATCCGCCGTCTGCTCCTTGATCATCCTCGTCCACCTGCTGCGCGGCCACCGACAGCACATGTGGATCATGAACATCGTCTGGGTCGTCACCGCCCTCTACGCAGGCCCTTTCGCCCTCTGGGCTTATTTTCGCTGGGGCGTCCTCTCCACCCAGCGCGTGGTCATGCAGGCGAAGCACCGCGGCGAGATGCCCCCCGGCCACCGCAAGCCCTTCTGGCAAATGGCCGCTGTCGGCACGCTCCACTGCGGCAGCGGCTGCACGCTGGGCGATGTCGTGGCGGAAACATTTCTCCTCATCGTCCCGCTCTCGCTGTTCGGGAAACCGCTCTTCGCCGCGTGGGCGCTCGACTACGTCCTCGCCCTGCTGTTCGGCGTGGCGTTTCAATATTTTACGATCAAGCCGATGCGCGGCCTCTCCGCCGGCGCCGCCCTCAAGAGCGCGCTCAAAGCCGACGTCCTCTCGCTCACCGCTTGGCAGATCGGCATGTATGGCTGGATGGCCGTCGTCGTGTTTCTCCTCTTCGGTCACGAGCTGGATAAGACCGGCCCGGTCTTCTGGTTCGAGATGCAGATCGCAATGCTCTGCGGCTTCGTCACCAGTTATCCGGTCAACCGCTGGCTGTTGAAAACCGGTATAAAGGAAAAGATGTAG
- a CDS encoding SDR family oxidoreductase — protein sequence METRSDFPRAETVVITGASAGVGRATAREFARRGARLGLLARGRERLEATQREVEDLGGRAVILAADVADPQTTETLAQMTEDAFGPIDIWVNNAMASVYSKIVHTPPEEMKRVTEVTYLGYVYGTQAALRRMLKRDRGMIVQVGSALAYRSIPQQSAYCAAKHAIHGFTDSLRSELIADHSRVRVTMVQLPSMNTPQFVWVKSRLPQKAKPPAPIYQPEVAARTIYWAAHHDRREVYLGFMTAAGIKANKVWPGLLDHYLVGRSFSDTHEPRDPNQPDNLFSSAPGEWAAHGPFDADAQDHSWQIRLSRHRTAATLCALGAAGAVAALLWRRHHRASTMPRQLGRPAAVPQ from the coding sequence ATGGAAACGCGTTCTGATTTTCCCCGCGCCGAAACTGTCGTGATCACCGGCGCCTCCGCCGGCGTCGGCCGCGCCACCGCCCGCGAGTTCGCCCGGCGCGGCGCCCGCCTCGGCCTCCTCGCCCGTGGCCGCGAACGCCTCGAAGCCACCCAACGCGAGGTCGAGGATCTCGGCGGGCGCGCCGTTATCCTCGCCGCCGATGTCGCCGATCCCCAGACCACCGAAACCCTCGCGCAAATGACCGAGGACGCGTTTGGCCCCATCGACATCTGGGTGAACAACGCCATGGCCTCCGTCTATTCGAAGATCGTGCACACGCCGCCGGAGGAAATGAAGCGCGTCACCGAGGTCACCTATCTCGGCTACGTCTATGGCACGCAGGCCGCGCTCCGCCGCATGCTCAAGCGCGATCGCGGGATGATCGTGCAAGTCGGCTCCGCCCTCGCCTACCGCAGCATCCCGCAACAATCCGCGTATTGCGCCGCCAAGCACGCCATCCATGGCTTCACCGATTCCCTTCGCTCCGAACTCATCGCCGACCACAGCCGCGTTCGCGTGACCATGGTGCAGCTCCCCTCGATGAACACCCCGCAGTTCGTCTGGGTGAAAAGTCGCCTCCCGCAAAAAGCCAAACCACCCGCGCCCATCTACCAGCCCGAAGTCGCCGCCCGCACCATCTATTGGGCCGCGCACCACGACCGGCGCGAGGTGTATCTCGGTTTCATGACCGCCGCCGGCATCAAGGCCAACAAGGTCTGGCCCGGCTTGCTTGACCACTATCTCGTCGGCCGCTCGTTCAGCGATACGCACGAACCGCGCGATCCCAATCAGCCCGACAACCTCTTCTCCTCTGCGCCCGGCGAGTGGGCCGCGCACGGGCCGTTCGATGCCGATGCCCAGGACCATTCATGGCAGATCCGTCTCTCGCGCCACCGCACGGCCGCCACGCTCTGCGCACTCGGGGCCGCCGGCGCGGTCGCCGCCCTCCTCTGGCGCCGCCACCACCGCGCCTCCACCATGCCGCGCCAACTCGGTCGCCCCGCGGCCGTTCCGCAATAA
- a CDS encoding glycoside hydrolase family 15 protein yields MSAENPPGQPGLPPRWTSSAKSGVGTAMSGESPVWFTLAHGVLNEIYFPRLDCANTRDVEFLVAAEGGFFSEEKRHTTHLIEPLAQGVPAYRQTNTCEHGRYRMTKTIFTDPRRPVLLMRVKFEARQGTLQDYRLYLLAAPHIANQGGGNDGWADAFRGTELLFAQREHVTMAIGCSAGWRARSCGYVGTSDGWQQVHANGRLQELYPAAHDGNIALTGEIDLAACGGEFVIAIGFGDQHWAAGHVTRAALLSDFDDTQAEYLAGWQAFQKTCLPLVGPAREAFDVYRVSTAVLRTHESKLFHGGIIASLSIPWGGAHGDQDIGGYHLVWPRDQVHAAIALLAAGRAMDARQTMFYLMCTQNPEGNWTQNMWVDGEAHWTVNQSDQTASFVLLVAAIRRYSDLGVVDPWDAVRRAAEFLARRGPVTEQDRWEENRGYTPYTLATAIAALLSAAEMADERNAGELAARWRAAADEWNASIERWLYVTDTPLARQVGVEGYYVRLSLPEEERTGALRDSTVELKNQAPGANATFPVWQIVSPDALALVRYGLRRADDPRIVNTVRVIDATLKHETKSGAVWRRYTHDGYGEDVQGAPFTGSGIGRGWPVLTGERAHYELARGDRAAAKALMQTMVRQSQSGAGLFPEQIWDADDIPERELYNGGATGSAMPLVWAHAEFVTLLRSLRDKEVFGLPSACATRYLSQ; encoded by the coding sequence ATGAGCGCGGAGAATCCCCCGGGCCAGCCGGGCCTGCCGCCGCGGTGGACCTCGAGCGCGAAGTCGGGCGTGGGCACGGCGATGAGCGGCGAGAGCCCGGTGTGGTTCACGCTCGCGCATGGTGTGCTCAACGAGATCTATTTTCCGCGTCTCGACTGCGCGAACACGCGCGACGTGGAATTTCTCGTGGCGGCGGAGGGTGGGTTTTTCTCGGAGGAGAAACGCCACACGACGCACCTGATCGAGCCGCTGGCGCAAGGCGTGCCGGCGTATCGGCAGACGAACACGTGCGAACACGGCCGCTACCGGATGACGAAGACGATTTTCACTGATCCGCGCCGGCCGGTGTTGTTGATGCGCGTGAAATTCGAGGCGCGGCAAGGAACGTTGCAGGATTACCGGCTGTATCTGCTCGCGGCGCCGCACATCGCGAATCAGGGCGGGGGCAACGACGGTTGGGCGGACGCGTTTCGCGGGACGGAGCTGTTGTTCGCGCAGCGGGAGCATGTGACGATGGCGATCGGGTGTTCGGCCGGGTGGCGCGCGCGGAGTTGCGGCTACGTTGGCACGAGCGACGGCTGGCAGCAGGTGCACGCGAACGGGCGGCTGCAGGAGCTTTACCCGGCGGCGCACGACGGGAATATCGCGCTCACGGGCGAGATCGATCTCGCGGCGTGCGGCGGGGAATTCGTCATCGCGATCGGATTTGGCGATCAACACTGGGCGGCGGGGCATGTCACCCGCGCGGCCCTGTTGTCGGACTTCGACGACACGCAGGCGGAATACCTCGCGGGCTGGCAGGCGTTTCAGAAAACGTGTCTGCCGCTGGTGGGTCCGGCGCGCGAGGCGTTTGACGTTTATCGCGTGAGCACGGCGGTGCTGCGCACGCACGAGAGCAAATTATTTCACGGCGGGATCATCGCGAGCCTGTCGATCCCGTGGGGTGGGGCGCACGGTGACCAGGACATCGGCGGCTATCACCTGGTGTGGCCGCGCGATCAGGTGCACGCGGCGATCGCATTGCTCGCGGCGGGACGCGCGATGGATGCGCGGCAGACGATGTTCTACCTCATGTGCACACAGAATCCGGAGGGGAACTGGACGCAGAACATGTGGGTGGACGGCGAGGCGCATTGGACGGTGAACCAGAGCGACCAGACGGCGAGTTTCGTGCTGCTCGTGGCGGCGATCCGGCGGTATTCGGATCTCGGGGTCGTGGATCCGTGGGACGCGGTGCGGCGGGCCGCGGAATTTCTGGCGCGGCGCGGACCGGTGACAGAGCAGGATCGCTGGGAAGAGAACCGCGGCTACACGCCCTACACCCTGGCGACGGCGATCGCGGCGCTTCTGTCAGCGGCGGAGATGGCGGATGAGCGCAATGCGGGCGAGCTGGCGGCGCGCTGGCGCGCGGCGGCGGACGAGTGGAACGCGTCGATCGAGCGCTGGCTCTACGTCACGGATACGCCGCTCGCGCGGCAGGTCGGCGTGGAGGGCTACTACGTGCGGTTGTCGCTACCGGAGGAGGAGCGCACGGGGGCGTTGCGCGATTCGACGGTGGAATTGAAAAACCAGGCGCCGGGCGCGAACGCGACGTTTCCGGTGTGGCAGATCGTAAGTCCGGATGCGCTGGCGCTGGTGCGTTACGGGCTGCGGCGCGCAGACGATCCGCGCATCGTGAACACCGTGCGGGTGATCGACGCGACGTTGAAGCACGAGACGAAGTCGGGCGCGGTGTGGCGGCGCTATACGCACGATGGTTATGGCGAGGACGTGCAAGGCGCGCCGTTCACCGGCTCCGGCATCGGGCGTGGCTGGCCCGTGCTGACGGGCGAGCGCGCGCATTACGAACTTGCGCGCGGCGACCGCGCGGCGGCGAAGGCGCTCATGCAGACGATGGTGCGGCAGAGCCAGTCGGGCGCGGGTTTGTTTCCGGAGCAAATCTGGGATGCGGACGACATTCCGGAGCGAGAACTATACAATGGCGGCGCGACCGGTTCGGCGATGCCACTCGTATGGGCGCACGCGGAATTCGTCACGCTGCTGCGCTCGTTGCGCGACAAGGAAGTGTTTGGTCTGCCGTCGGCGTGCGCGACGCGTTACTTGTCGCAGTAA
- a CDS encoding PPC domain-containing DNA-binding protein → MKARTLTHGGTKQRALIFETGDRVMAELKAFAKKENIRAARFTAIGAFQSAKLAYFDWETKRYQEIPVQEQVEVLVLTGDFAWKGDEPVVHMHAVLGRRDGSTIGGHLQEAHVRPTLEVMLTEGGALERRLDPESGLALIAPEVGA, encoded by the coding sequence ATGAAAGCGAGAACACTCACACACGGCGGGACGAAGCAACGCGCGCTCATCTTTGAAACCGGTGATCGCGTGATGGCGGAGTTGAAGGCGTTTGCGAAAAAGGAAAACATCCGGGCGGCGCGATTCACGGCGATCGGGGCGTTCCAGTCGGCGAAGCTCGCGTATTTCGACTGGGAGACGAAGCGCTACCAAGAGATTCCGGTGCAGGAGCAAGTGGAGGTGCTCGTGTTGACGGGCGACTTCGCGTGGAAGGGCGACGAGCCGGTGGTGCACATGCACGCCGTGCTGGGGCGGCGCGATGGCTCGACGATCGGTGGACACTTGCAGGAAGCGCACGTGCGCCCCACGCTGGAAGTCATGCTGACAGAAGGTGGCGCGTTGGAGCGGCGGTTGGATCCGGAATCGGGACTGGCGTTGATCGCGCCCGAGGTGGGCGCATGA